From Roseisolibacter agri, a single genomic window includes:
- the ispF gene encoding 2-C-methyl-D-erythritol 2,4-cyclodiphosphate synthase — protein MTTGETRVGIGYDSHRFGADGHPLVIAGVRMPGDARVVAHSDGDVAAHAVTDAVLGAAGLGDIGELFPNTAAENAGRDSMEMLRLAVDRLRAGGWRVANVDVAVVAERHKVGPHRPAMRARLAEALGVAPEAVFVKGKTNEGLGWIGAGEGLAAHAVASLVRVGAPTD, from the coding sequence GTGACCACTGGCGAGACGCGCGTCGGCATCGGCTACGACTCGCACCGCTTCGGCGCCGACGGCCATCCGCTCGTGATCGCCGGCGTGCGTATGCCGGGTGACGCACGCGTCGTGGCGCACTCCGACGGCGACGTCGCCGCGCACGCGGTCACCGACGCGGTCCTCGGCGCCGCTGGGCTGGGAGACATCGGCGAGCTCTTTCCCAACACGGCCGCCGAGAACGCGGGCCGCGACTCGATGGAGATGCTGCGCCTCGCGGTCGATCGGCTGCGTGCGGGCGGCTGGCGGGTGGCGAACGTCGACGTCGCGGTCGTGGCCGAGCGGCACAAGGTCGGGCCGCACCGCCCGGCGATGCGCGCGCGCCTGGCGGAGGCGCTCGGCGTCGCGCCGGAGGCCGTGTTCGTGAAGGGGAAGACCAACGAGGGCCTCGGCTGGATCGGCGCCGGCGAGGGGCTGGCCGCCCACGCCGTGGCCTCGCTC
- the mqnC gene encoding cyclic dehypoxanthinyl futalosine synthase, which yields MRDLLDLYANAPLLELGATADAIREAKHPHGVVTYIVDRNINYTNVCVADCGFCAFARRPKHGEGYTLSYEQIGQKIDETKALGGVQILIQGGHNPYIPFEWYLELLRYIKRHHPIHIHGFSPSEVDFFATRFRLDARDVVRELKAAGLDSIPGGGGEILVQRVRDYAAPKKAGADRWLEIMEIAHEEGMKTSVTMMYGLGETLAERLEHLQRVRDLQARTGGFTAFITWPLQPENTPEFSHMQKTDATEYLRTVAISRIALDNVPNLQASWVTMGMKVGQMALRFGCNDFGSLMIEENVVSAANTTHRTTIDEMERLIRDAGFTAARRTQSYQIILPDGAPDGAMAAA from the coding sequence ATGCGCGACCTCCTCGACCTCTATGCCAACGCGCCGCTCCTCGAGCTGGGCGCGACCGCCGACGCGATCCGCGAGGCGAAGCACCCGCACGGGGTCGTGACGTACATCGTCGACCGCAACATCAACTACACGAACGTCTGCGTCGCCGACTGCGGCTTCTGCGCGTTCGCGCGGCGGCCCAAGCACGGCGAGGGCTACACGCTCTCGTACGAGCAGATCGGCCAGAAGATCGACGAGACGAAGGCGCTGGGCGGGGTGCAGATCCTCATCCAGGGCGGACACAACCCGTACATCCCGTTCGAGTGGTACCTCGAGCTGCTGCGCTACATCAAGCGGCACCATCCGATCCACATCCACGGCTTCAGCCCCAGCGAGGTCGACTTCTTCGCGACGCGCTTCCGACTCGACGCGCGTGACGTCGTGCGCGAGCTGAAGGCGGCGGGCCTCGACTCCATTCCGGGCGGCGGCGGCGAGATCCTCGTGCAGCGCGTGCGCGACTACGCGGCGCCCAAGAAGGCCGGCGCCGACCGCTGGCTCGAGATCATGGAGATCGCGCACGAGGAGGGGATGAAGACCTCGGTGACGATGATGTACGGCCTCGGGGAGACGCTGGCCGAGCGGCTGGAGCACCTGCAGCGCGTGCGCGACCTGCAGGCGCGCACCGGCGGCTTCACGGCGTTCATCACCTGGCCGCTGCAGCCCGAGAACACGCCCGAGTTCTCGCACATGCAGAAGACGGACGCCACGGAGTACCTGCGCACGGTCGCCATCTCGCGCATCGCGCTCGACAACGTGCCCAACCTGCAGGCGAGCTGGGTGACGATGGGCATGAAGGTGGGCCAGATGGCGCTGCGCTTCGGCTGCAACGACTTCGGCTCGCTCATGATCGAGGAGAACGTCGTCTCGGCCGCCAACACGACGCATCGCACGACCATCGACGAGATGGAGCGCCTGATCCGCGACGCCGGCTTCACGGCCGCGCGCCGCACGCAGTCGTACCAGATCATCCTGCCGGACGGCGCGCCCGACGGCGCGATGGCCGCCGCGTGA